GACCGCACCATCGATCTGAAGGGCAAGACGCTGATGCCGGGCCTGATCGACCTGCATGTGCACGCGATCGCGGTCGAGCTCAACCTGGCGCAACAGGTGCACATGCCGAACGTGCTGGTGACGTTGCGCTCGACGCTGCTGCTGCGCGGGATGCTGCGGCGTGGCTTCACCACCGTGCGCGATGCCGGCGGCGCCGGCCACGCGCTGAAGCAGGCGATCGACACCGGCCTGACCGATGGCCCGCGCCTGTTCGTCTCCGGCCGCGCGCTCAGCCAGACCGGCGGCCACGGCGATATGCGGGCGCGTTCGGACTATCTCGCGAGCGACGCACCCTGTCCATGCTGCGTACGTGTCGGCGCGCTGGCGCGCGTTGCTGACGGCGTCGACGGCGTGCGCAAGGCTGCGCGCGAAGAACTGCAGATGGGGGCCGACCAGATCAAGATCATGGCCTCCGGCGGCGTGGCGTCGCCGACCGATCCGGTTGGTGCCTTCGGCTACTCCGAGGACGAGATCCGCGCCATCGTCGAGGAAGCGCGCGGGCGCCAGACCTATGTGCTTGCCCATGCCTACACCGCTGCCGCCATCGAGCGCGCGGTTCGCTGCGGTGTGCGCACCATCGAGCATGGCAATCTGGTCGATGCGCCGACCGCGCGGCTGATGGCCGAGAAGGGCGCCTATGTGGTGCCGACGCTCGTCACCTATGAGGCGCTGGCCAATGAAGGCGCTCAATACGGCCTGCCGCCGGAGAGCGTGGCCAAGATCGCCGACGTCCGCGACGCCGGCCTGCGCTCGCTTGCGATCTATCGCGACGCCGGCGTGAAGATGGGGTTCGGCAGCGATCTGCTCGGACCGTCCCAGCGCCTGCAGAGCGACGAGTTTCGCATTCGTGCCGAGATCCTCGGCCCGCGCGCCGTCATTGCCAGCGCGACATTGATCGGCGCCGAAGTGCTCGGCATGGAAGGCAAGCTCGGCCGGATTGCGCCCGAAGCCATCGCGGACCTGCTGGTGGTCGACGGCAATCCGCTGCGCGATGTCGCCTGCCTGCTTGGCCAGGGCGAGCACATCCCAATGGTGATGAAGGCCGGCAAGGTCCAGTTCGACAGGCTCAACGCCTAAAGCGTTTTCAAGCGAAGTGGATACCGGTTCGCGTAAAGAAAACGCGTCAAAAAAGCGTAGCTACCGCCACATGCCCCGCATCTTCGCCCCGATGTCGATCTTCGGGCCCTGCGCCGCGCTGCGGGCCGCGCCTGCGGCGGCCTTCGGCCAGGCGGTGCGCTCGAACAGATAGACCAGGGATTCCGGGATGAAGCGGGTGCGCGAGGCGTAGACGTGGCGGTCGCCCTTGGCTTGCTGGCCGTGGGTGAAGAAGCGCTGCGGCACCACGAGGTGCAGATCGTCCTTGGCACGCGTCATCGCGACATAGAGCAGGCGGCGCTCCTCCTCAATCTCGGCGCTGGTCCCGGCGCCGAGGTCCGAGGGCATGCAGCCGTCGACGACGTTGAGCACGAACACCGACTTCCACTCCTGGCCCTTGGCGGAGTGGATGGTCGAGAGGATCAGATAGTCTTCGTCGCGCAAGGGAGGCCCGGACTTGTCGCTGGTCACATCCGGCGGATCGAGCGTGAGCTCGGTCAAGAATTTCTCGCGCGAGGAATAGCCGCTCGCGATCTGCTCGAGCTGCATCAGGTCGGCGCGGCGCGTCTCGGAATCCTCGTGGATGCGGTCGAGATGCGGCTCGTACCAGAGCCGCACGCGCTCGAGGTCGGCCGGCCATTCCGAATAGCGCAGATTCTGGGTCGCGCGGACGAAGTCGGTCCAGTCCGCGCCCGTGCGCGGCGGTACCGGAAGCTGGCTGAGCGTGTGCAGCGGGTCGGTACTTTCGGCCATCTGGTCGAGCACGCGCTGCGCGGTCGCAGGCCCGATGCCCGGCAAGAGGTGCAGGATGCGGAAGCCTGCGACGCGGTCACGCGGATTCTCGGCAAAGCGCAGCAAGGCCAGCACGTCCTTGACGTGTGCGGCGTCGAGGAATTTCAGTCCGCCGAATTTCACAAACGGGATGTTGCGGCGAGTGAGCTCGATTTCCAGCGGGCCCGAATGCGAGGACGTCCGGAACAGCACCGCCTGGTGCTTGAGCAGCGCGCCTTGCTCGCGGTTGGCCAGCACCTGTTCGACGATGTAGCGGGCCTGGTCGGCCTCGCCATGCACGGTGACGAGCTGCGGCTTCTGCCCGGCGCTACGGTCAGTCCAGAGATTCTTGGTGAAGCGCTCCCGCGCCAGTCCAATGACGCCGTTGGCCGCCGCCAGCACGGCTTGCGTCGAGCGGTAATTGCGGTCGAGCGTGATCATCTCCGCGCGCGGCGAGAAGCTCTGGGGAAACTCCAGGATGTTGCGCACGGTCGCGGCGCGGAACGAGTAGATCGACTGCGCGTCGTCGCCGACCACGGTGAGCCCGCACCCGTCAGGCTTGAGCGCCAGCAGGATCGAGGATTGCAGGCGGTTGGTGTCCTGATATTCGTCGACCAGCACGTGATCGAAGCGGCCGCCGATCTCCTCGGCGATCAGCGCATCGCTCATCATCTGCGACCAGTAGAGCAGGAGATCGTCGTAATCGAGCACGTGCTGGGCCTGCTTGGCCTCGATGTAAGCGGCGAACAGGCCTTTCAGCTCCGCGGCCCAGCCGGCGCACCAGGGATAATGTTGCCCGAGCACCTTCTCGATCTCCATCTCGGCATTGACGCAGCGCGAATAGATCGACAGGCAGGTGCCCTTGGCCGGAAAGCGGCTCTCGGTTTTCGACAGGCCGCGCTCGTGCCGCACCAGATTCATCAGGTCGGCGGAATCCTCGCGGTCGTGGATGGTGAAGGCGGGATCGACGCCGATCCGCTCGGCATATTCGCGCAAGAGCCGCGCGCCGATGCCATGGAATGTGCCGGCCCAGGTCAGCGCATCGCGCATGATGGCGGCGTTGTTCTCGCCCAGCACCTTGCGCGCGATGCGCTCGACCCGGCCGGCCATCTCGGCCGCGGCGCGGCGCGAGAACGTCATCAGGAGGATGCGGCGCGGATCGGCGCCCGCGACGATCAGATGTGCGACGCGGTGCGCCAGCGTGTTGGTCTTGCCGGAGCCCGCGCCGGCGATGACGAGCAGGGGAGCGCCGACAGTCGCGCCATCGGCCACGCCATGCTCGACGGCGCGGCGCTGCTCCGCATTGAGCGTGTCCAGATATGTCGCCACGAATCGCCCCGGTGAAAGGCAACAGGGTCGGCGATCCCAGCGCGAATCGCAATGCGGCTGGACGGAACCGGTGTTAAGACCTAGGGACAACACGGCCCAAGGTTCCAGCCCGAAAAGCGCGCACCGGCATGACCGAGCTCAAGCCCGACCAGTTCGAGATGCGGCGGCTGGAATCGCTCAGCAATACCATCTTCGGCGTCGCCATGACGCTGCTCGCCTATGACCTGCCCAGGGCCGCGGTGTTCACCAGCGCGCCCGGCTGGAGCGATCTCGCCCAGGTCTATTCCGGCAAGCTCGCGGGCTTTGCGCTGAGCTTCATCATCGCCGGCCTGTTCTGGATCAGCCACCACCGCCGGCTGGCGCGCCAGGCGGTCGGCAGCCGCGGCGCGGTGATCCTTAATCTGTTCTTCCTGCTTTCGATCGTGCTGCTGCCGGTGACCAACGGCCTCTACATCAATTACGCCATGAGCAGCGCGGTGGCGGTGCTCTATGGCCTGCATTTGACCGTGATCGCCGGCCTCAATGCCTGGCTGTGGTGGACGATCCTGGGCGGCTGGCGGCGTGAGACCATGGCCTCGCGGTTTCCGCTGCTGGTGTTCATTCCGGGCACCATCGTTGCGGCGTTCGCGCCGCATATCGCGCCCTTCCTGTGGTTCGTCGCTTTCGGCGGGCTGCTGATCCGGCGCTTCTATGCCGCGCCGGCGGGCCAGGAGCCCTAACTTCCCGGATCAGTCGGGCGTCGCGCCGAACCCGTCGGCCGGGACGTAAAGCATGACGGGGCGGATTTCGTAGACCGCGGTCGGATTGACCTCACGCAGCTTCCGCGCCGCCGCGATGGCCTCGTCATCCCCGGCGCAGTTGACGAGGTGGAAGCCCAGGAGCTGCTCCTTGGTCTCGGCAAACGGACCGTCCAGCACCATGCCGGCGCCGGGGCCGCGCAAGGTGCGGGCCTTTCGGGTCTCGTCGAGGCGCGCGGCCGGACCAAGCAGTCCGCTGGCCCTCATGGGCTCCTGCACCGCGATGACCTTGGCCACGACCGCGGCGTCCTGCTCCGGCGTCCAGGACTGGATCTCGTCTTCCACATGGTAGGCCAGGATGGCGTAAAGCATCGTCACCTCGTTGATTTCCGCTGCGCGCGTCCAAAGGACGTACCACCACAGCCTGTGCCGACAATAGCAATGCGGAAAATATTGCGTCAGGGCCTAGCGACGAAACCGTCCCGAAACCCGATTGCCGCTCGGACGTGTGAACGCCGCCCGGAACCCGCGCGACTGATGGCCACCAAGAACACTTCGGAGGCGGCCATGTCGACCATCAAGATCATCTGCGACGCGCGTCGGGCGGGGAAGTCCGAGCCAGCCGACCTGCACGACCAGAGCGGTCACCATCGCTACTACGGAAGCTCGGCCGAGAATGGTGGCGAGCACATTGTCGAGAGCCGGCGCGGCAAGCGCCCGCGCGCGCTGAATGTCTGTGGCTTTTGACGCAACCAGTCGTTGCGGATGAGCGTCCTGCAAATTTCGATCGCTGCGCTGCCGTTCCTGTTCTCGCTGGCGAGCCGGAACGGCAACGCGATCGCGCCATGCCTGGTCACGAGCATCTTCACCGTGCTCCTCGGCGAAGAGCCTCACCGGGCGGTCGTGGCCTGGTGTGTCGGCGTGCTGATTGCCGCCGTTGCCTTTCGCGAGCGGCTTCGCGCGACTTGAGCCTGCGCCGGTTACGGTGCGCTCAGGACCTGCTTGACGAGCGTCTCCCGCAGATTTGCCAGTTCGCCGCTCGCCTCCATCTGCGCGATCACCTTGCCGACCTCAGGCACCAGAGCGCGATGGCGTTCGTGCAAATAGTGAAAGATGTGGATGCGCTCGAGCGGAGGCGAGAGCGGGTAGATCCTGGCCTGCAGGTTGAGCTTCCTCACGGCGACGAGCCCGCTGAAGAGGTCGGTGACCATCACGTCGAAGCGGTCCGCATCGAGCATCTTGACCATGCTCTCCAGGCTGGTCGTCGCCGTGACGCGGGCCATGCCGCGCGTGCCGGCCTCCGACGAGCCGACGCCGCGGACGATGCCAATGCTGTAGTCTTGAATTGAATTCCAGCCGGCCACATCGAAATGCAGTTTCGTCGTGAACACCGCGGGCTCGATGTAGTTGATCGCCGGCGTGACCTGGACCAGCGTCGGATAGTCGCGGGAGAGCGTCCCGATCCGCTGGATCTCGCCGTCCACCTCTCCGGCGCTCGACAGTGCGAGCGCCCGCTTGCCGGGAACGTCCTCAAATTCGAGCTTGATGTTCAGCTTGGCGTAGACAGCCCGCAGCATCTCGCCGCCGACATATTGATCGGGGATGTCGGCGATGCGCGCCAGCCGGATCAGGTCTTGCGCCTGCGATGGAGCGGCTGCGAGCAAAGACAGCCAGGCGACGGCAATCCGCCACATCACGCTTCTCCTTTGTCGAACCTTACTACCGCTGGATTCGGAGGCCCGCGCGATCTACCCGGGGTGGCGCCTGCGCGACGGCCGCACCTACTGACGCTCGCCCGCGATATGAGGCGATTCCGGACTTTCAGCGATGTCATTCTAGCACGCGAGGTGATAGCTTGCGCCAGAGTCCTGCTGCTGGGCGCAAGATATGACCCCGCCGACCTCAAGCCGCCCATGGGCCGACAGGATTGCCAAGCCTCGCGTGAAGAGAATCTGGACTGTCGAATTGCTCGTGGCCGCCACTCGCTGGCCGGAGCAGGTGCCGCCATTCCCGGGACATGGTGCATGGGTGACTCAGGCGATGGGGACTCCAAGCGCAGCCGCGCCGTTGCCCCGGCGGCCGCGAAGCAGGATTTGGGCGGGATCGGCGTTGCGCTTGCGCCGGCGATGATCGGAGCGTTGCTGTCGCGGGTCTTCAACTGGTCACGCAGCGGCGTCGGGCCGCGCCTGCTGGCTGCCGTGCTGCTGTTTAGCTCCATCGTCACGCTGATGCTGACCGCGCTGCAGCTCTATCTCGACTACGAGCGCGAGGTCGGCGTCATCGAGACGCGGCTCGACGAGATCGGCCGCAGCACCACCGGCAGCCTCGGCGAGAGCCTGTGGAATCTCGACCAGAACCAGCTCAGGCTCCAGCTCGACGGTATCCTGCGGCTGCCCGACATCCGCGCCGCCGAAGTGCGCGAGATCGCCGATCGCCCCAATCCGATCCGTGTTGCGGTCGGCGAGCCGAACACCCGTTCGATCGTGACGCGTGACTATCCCCTGACCACCATCGTGCGGGGGACCGCGCGCGCGATCGGCGTGCTTCACGTCGAAGCGACGCTGAGCGAGGTGTATCAGCAATTGCTGCACCGTGCCTTGGTCATTCTGGCGAGCCAGGCGGCGAAGACGTTTCTCGTCTCGCTGTTCATCATCTACATGTTCCATCTGCTGGTGACGCGGCACCTGGTCGCCATCGCCGACTTCGTCAGCAAGTACAATCTGGCGCGGCCGCCGCCGCCTTTGCAGCTGGAGCGCCGTCCGCCCTACGATCCCGACGAGCTGGACAAGGTGGTCGTCGCCTTCAATGTCATGTGTGCCAATCTCGAGTACGCCTATGGCGAGCTGCGCGAGGCCAACGCCAATCTCGAACGTGACCTGAAGATCCGCCGCAGCGCCGAAGAAGATGCGCGCGCGAGCGAGCAGCGCTTCCGCGACTATGCCGAGACCGCGTCCGACTGGTTCTGGGAAACCGGACCGGATCATCGGTTCACCTACATATCGGAGCGGGCCGGCGCCTTCGGCATGGACCACAAGGCGCTGATCGGCAAGCGCCGCACCGATGCCGCTTTCGACCACGACGCCGAGCCGGAGAAATGGCGCGCGCACGTGGCGACATTGGACCGTCACGAGCCGTTCCGGAAGTTCGAATATCGCGGTCGTGATGCGAGCGGACGCCTGCGCCATTTCAGCGTCAACGGCCAGCCGGTGTTCGGGTCAGATGGACGCTTCATGGGCTATCGCGGCTCCGCCACCGACCTCACCGCGCAACACGAGACCGAGGAGCGGCTGCGCCAATCCCAGAAGATGGACGCGATCGGCCAGCTCACCGGCGGCGTCGCACATGACTTCAACAACGTGCTCACGGTCATCACCGGCACCATCGAGCTCATCCAGGAGGGGCTCGCGGACAGGCCTCAGTTCGCCGCCATCGCGCAGCTCATCGACGATGCCGCCACACGCGGCGCCGAGATCACCTCGCAGCTTCTGACCTTCGCGCGCCGCCAGCCGCTCGAGCCGCGAGAAATCGACGTCAACGCCCTTGTTTTGGAGACCGCGAAGCTGCTGAAGCCGATCCTGGGCGAGCATGTCGAGATCGTGACGCGGCTCGCGGACGACGTCTGGTCGGCGATGGCCGATCCGTCGCAGCTTTCGTCCGCTATCGTCAATCTCGCCGTCAACGCGCGTGACGCAATGCCGGGTGGCGGCAGGCTGACGCTGGAGACCGAGAACCGGGAGCTCGACGGCACGGAAGGTGCCGGCGAGGGCGATGTCGTCCGCGGCGCCTTCGTGATGGTCGCAGTAAGCGACACCGGTCACGGCATCCCGGCCGACATCCGTGAGCGCGTGTTCGAGCCGTTCTTCACCACCAAGGGCGCCGGCCGCGGCACCGGCCTCGGACTCAGCATGGTCTACGGCTTCGCTCGCCAGACTGGCGGCACCGTCGCGATCGAGAGCGAGGAGGGACGCGGCACCGTGATGCGGTTGTTCCTGCCGCGATCGAAGGGCGAAGCGCCGGACAGGACGGCGCCGGTTCTGGCGCCCGCCACAGCGCGCGGGCAAGAGACCATCCTCGTGGTCGAGGACGATCCGCTGGTGCAGGGCTATGTCATCGCCCAGCTCGGCAGCCTCGGCTATCGCACGCTCGCCGCCGGCGACGGCGCAGCCGCGCTCGCGCTGGTCGACCAGGGTGCCAAATTCGATCTCCTGTTCACCGACATCATCATGCCCGGCGGCATGAACGGGCACGAATTGGCCGAAGCCGTCCGGCTTCGCCGGCCAGGGGTGAGGGTGCTCTACACCTCCGGCTATACCGACGACACCATCGTCCACGAAGGGCATCTCGATGCCGGCGTGGCGCTGCTGAGCAAGCCATACCGGAAGTCGGAGCTGTCGCAGAAGATTCGCGAGGTGCTTGGGGGCGAGCCGCCAGCCTGAGGCGCGCCGGCAGACGAAAAAGGCGCGGCGGGAAAGTCCCGTCGCGCCCGATTTCTTGCTCGCTGGTCCAGGGCTGAGAGCGCCCCGATGCCAAGCCTTGGAGCTTAGCGGGCGATCCCAGCGAGGTGACAGCGCTTGAGATAAGACACTGGATCACCTCCTTTCGTTGGTTTCGGGAGCCTCAATATAGGGTGAAACCGCCTCGTCGTTAAGAGGTGGGGCGAAGGACCGGGAACAAGGGCGTTCGCAGGGCGGGAAAGCCCGGTCAGGGCCAGTTGAGACCGCCGCCGGGCCGTGTTAGGGGATCGGCAACGCGGGTGTAGCTCAATGGTAGAGCAGCAGCCTTCCAAGCTGAATACGAGGGTTCGATTCCCTTCACCCGCTCCAAATTCCCCTTTGGTCCCATACGAGTTGACGCTGACGGCCGTTCTGTCCAAGAAGGGCGTCAAATCGACGGATGCCACGTACGCGCGGACCGCCCGTGTCGGGTGGCTGCCGGGAGCTTAAGGGCCATATGACTGAGCGGATCGCTCTCATCACCGGTGTGACCGGCCAGGACGGCGCCTATCTCGCCGAATATCTGCTGTCGCTCGGCTATGTCGTGCACGGCATCAAGCGCCGGTCGTCCTCGTTCAACACCGCGCGCGTCGATCACCTCTACCAGGACCCGCATGTCGGCAACGTGCCGTTCCTGATGCACTATGGCGACATGACGGATTCGACCAATCTGATCCGCCTGATGCAGCAGATCCGCCCCACGGAGATCTACAATCTCGCCGCCCAGAGCCACGTCGCCGTCAGCTTCGAGAGCCCGGAATATACCGCCAATGCCGACGCCATCGGCGTGCTGCGCCTCCTGGAGGCGATCCGCATCCTCGGCATGGAGAAGCAGACACGGTTCTACCAGGCCTCGACCTCCGAGCTCTACGGCCTCGTGCAGGAGATCCCGCAGAAGGAGACCACGCCGTTCTATCCGCGCTCGCCTTATGGCGTCGCCAAGCTCTACGGCTACTGGATCACGGTGAACTACCGCGAAGCCTACGGCATGTTCGCCAGCAACGGCATCCTGTTCAACCACGAGAGCCCGATCCGCGGCGAGACCTTCGTCACCCGCAAGATCAGCCGCGCCGTCGCCCGCATCGAAGTCGGCCTCGAGGACACGCTCTATCTCGGCAATCTCGAAGCCAAGCGCGACTGGGGGCATGCGAAGGACTACGTCGAAGGCATGCACATGATCCTCCAGGCCGACAAGCCTGACGATTTCGTGCTCGCCACCGGCGAGACGCGCTCGGTGCGCGAAATGGTCGAGCTGGCCTTTGCGCAGGTCGGCCGCCGCATCGCGTGGCGCGGGCAGGGCGTCGACGAGACCGGCGTCGATGAGGCGACCGGCAAGACCGTGGTGAAGATCGACCCCACCTATTTCCGTCCGACCGAGGTCGATCTCCTGGTCGGTGACGCCAGCAAGGCGCGCCAGGTGCTCGGCTGGAAGCCGAAACGGACGTTTGCGCAGCTCGTCGAGGAGATGGTGGCGAGCGATCTGGCGGAGGCAAAACGGGACGCCGGCCGTGGCAAGCACAGCGTTTGAGCTGAAAGATAAAAGCGTCTACGTCGCCGGCCATCGCGGCATGGTCGGAGCCGCGCTGGTGCGCCGGCTCGAACGGGAGGACGTCAAGCTCGTCACGGTGGATCGCCGCGAGGTCGATCTCTGCAATCAGGCCGCCGTGTTCGACTGGTTCGCGCGCGTGCGGCCGCAGGTGATCTTCCTTGCCGCCGCAAAGGTCGGCGGCATCGTCGCCAACAACACGCTGCGCGCCGAATTCATCTACGACAACATCGCGATCGCGGCCAATGTGATCCATGCCGCGCACCAGAACGGTGCCGAGAAGCTGATGTTTCTGGGCTCGTCCTGCATCTACCCGAAGCTGGCGGCGCAGCCGCTGCGCGAGGATTCCGTGCTGACCGGCCCGCTGGAGCCGACCAACGAGCCCTATGCGATCGCCAAGATCGCCGGCATCAAGATGGTGGAGGCCTATCGCAGCCAGTATGGCAGCGACTTCATCAGCGTGATGCCGACCAATCTCTACGGCCCCGGCGACAACTATCATCCCGAGATGAGCCACGTGGTCGCCGCCCTGATCCGCCGCTTCCACGAGGCAAAAGTTTCCGGCGCGACGAATGTCGTGGTCTGGGGCACCGGCACGCCGCGGCGCGAGTTCCTCTATGTCGACGACATGGCGGATGCCTGCGTGCACCTGATGAAGACCTATTCCGGGCCTGAGCTGATCAATATCGGCACCGGCGAAGACATCGCCATCGCCGAATTCGCGCGCGTCGTGGCCGAGATCGTCGGCTACCGCGGCGAGATCAGTTACGACACCTCGCGTCCCGACGGCACCCCGCGCAAGCTGCTCGACGTCAGCCGTCTCAATGGGCTCGGCTGGCGCGCGAGAACCTCGCTTCACGATGGCTTGAGGCGCGCCTATGCGGCCTATCTGGCTGACGCGCATGTGACTGCGCAGCCCTAGGAACCTTCACTGCAAGCACGAGTTGGCCGGTCGGGCAGGGCGAAAGCCACACGAGGCCAACCGTGCAAGAAGCTGTGCGCGTGCGCTCCACTGCGCAAATCGCGGGCCATCCGATTCATCCGATGCTGGTGCCCATCCCGATCGCGTGCTTCATCGGCGCGCTCTTGACCGACATCGCCTATGTCGTCAGCGCCGAGATCATGTGGGCGGATTTCTCCGCCTGGCTTCTGCTGTTCGGCGTCGTCTTCGGCGTGCTGGCGGCGATCGCGGGCCTGACCGACTTCCTCGGCAACCGC
This is a stretch of genomic DNA from Bradyrhizobium sp. CB2312. It encodes these proteins:
- a CDS encoding ATP-binding protein, with product MGDSGDGDSKRSRAVAPAAAKQDLGGIGVALAPAMIGALLSRVFNWSRSGVGPRLLAAVLLFSSIVTLMLTALQLYLDYEREVGVIETRLDEIGRSTTGSLGESLWNLDQNQLRLQLDGILRLPDIRAAEVREIADRPNPIRVAVGEPNTRSIVTRDYPLTTIVRGTARAIGVLHVEATLSEVYQQLLHRALVILASQAAKTFLVSLFIIYMFHLLVTRHLVAIADFVSKYNLARPPPPLQLERRPPYDPDELDKVVVAFNVMCANLEYAYGELREANANLERDLKIRRSAEEDARASEQRFRDYAETASDWFWETGPDHRFTYISERAGAFGMDHKALIGKRRTDAAFDHDAEPEKWRAHVATLDRHEPFRKFEYRGRDASGRLRHFSVNGQPVFGSDGRFMGYRGSATDLTAQHETEERLRQSQKMDAIGQLTGGVAHDFNNVLTVITGTIELIQEGLADRPQFAAIAQLIDDAATRGAEITSQLLTFARRQPLEPREIDVNALVLETAKLLKPILGEHVEIVTRLADDVWSAMADPSQLSSAIVNLAVNARDAMPGGGRLTLETENRELDGTEGAGEGDVVRGAFVMVAVSDTGHGIPADIRERVFEPFFTTKGAGRGTGLGLSMVYGFARQTGGTVAIESEEGRGTVMRLFLPRSKGEAPDRTAPVLAPATARGQETILVVEDDPLVQGYVIAQLGSLGYRTLAAGDGAAALALVDQGAKFDLLFTDIIMPGGMNGHELAEAVRLRRPGVRVLYTSGYTDDTIVHEGHLDAGVALLSKPYRKSELSQKIREVLGGEPPA
- a CDS encoding amidohydrolase family protein, coding for MPSILFKNAALLDPLQPELLEGHHVLVEDNLIKEIADRPIQASADRTIDLKGKTLMPGLIDLHVHAIAVELNLAQQVHMPNVLVTLRSTLLLRGMLRRGFTTVRDAGGAGHALKQAIDTGLTDGPRLFVSGRALSQTGGHGDMRARSDYLASDAPCPCCVRVGALARVADGVDGVRKAAREELQMGADQIKIMASGGVASPTDPVGAFGYSEDEIRAIVEEARGRQTYVLAHAYTAAAIERAVRCGVRTIEHGNLVDAPTARLMAEKGAYVVPTLVTYEALANEGAQYGLPPESVAKIADVRDAGLRSLAIYRDAGVKMGFGSDLLGPSQRLQSDEFRIRAEILGPRAVIASATLIGAEVLGMEGKLGRIAPEAIADLLVVDGNPLRDVACLLGQGEHIPMVMKAGKVQFDRLNA
- a CDS encoding YciI family protein gives rise to the protein MLYAILAYHVEDEIQSWTPEQDAAVVAKVIAVQEPMRASGLLGPAARLDETRKARTLRGPGAGMVLDGPFAETKEQLLGFHLVNCAGDDEAIAAARKLREVNPTAVYEIRPVMLYVPADGFGATPD
- a CDS encoding GDP-L-fucose synthase yields the protein MASTAFELKDKSVYVAGHRGMVGAALVRRLEREDVKLVTVDRREVDLCNQAAVFDWFARVRPQVIFLAAAKVGGIVANNTLRAEFIYDNIAIAANVIHAAHQNGAEKLMFLGSSCIYPKLAAQPLREDSVLTGPLEPTNEPYAIAKIAGIKMVEAYRSQYGSDFISVMPTNLYGPGDNYHPEMSHVVAALIRRFHEAKVSGATNVVVWGTGTPRREFLYVDDMADACVHLMKTYSGPELINIGTGEDIAIAEFARVVAEIVGYRGEISYDTSRPDGTPRKLLDVSRLNGLGWRARTSLHDGLRRAYAAYLADAHVTAQP
- the gmd gene encoding GDP-mannose 4,6-dehydratase — translated: MTERIALITGVTGQDGAYLAEYLLSLGYVVHGIKRRSSSFNTARVDHLYQDPHVGNVPFLMHYGDMTDSTNLIRLMQQIRPTEIYNLAAQSHVAVSFESPEYTANADAIGVLRLLEAIRILGMEKQTRFYQASTSELYGLVQEIPQKETTPFYPRSPYGVAKLYGYWITVNYREAYGMFASNGILFNHESPIRGETFVTRKISRAVARIEVGLEDTLYLGNLEAKRDWGHAKDYVEGMHMILQADKPDDFVLATGETRSVREMVELAFAQVGRRIAWRGQGVDETGVDEATGKTVVKIDPTYFRPTEVDLLVGDASKARQVLGWKPKRTFAQLVEEMVASDLAEAKRDAGRGKHSV
- a CDS encoding DUF2231 domain-containing protein, which gives rise to MQEAVRVRSTAQIAGHPIHPMLVPIPIACFIGALLTDIAYVVSAEIMWADFSAWLLLFGVVFGVLAAIAGLTDFLGNRLVRAQPPAWPHLIGNAVALILAIFNLLIHTRDAWTSVWPTGLILSAITVLILPVTGWLGWAMVYRHRVGVAR
- a CDS encoding TMEM175 family protein translates to MTELKPDQFEMRRLESLSNTIFGVAMTLLAYDLPRAAVFTSAPGWSDLAQVYSGKLAGFALSFIIAGLFWISHHRRLARQAVGSRGAVILNLFFLLSIVLLPVTNGLYINYAMSSAVAVLYGLHLTVIAGLNAWLWWTILGGWRRETMASRFPLLVFIPGTIVAAFAPHIAPFLWFVAFGGLLIRRFYAAPAGQEP
- a CDS encoding transporter substrate-binding domain-containing protein; this translates as MWRIAVAWLSLLAAAPSQAQDLIRLARIADIPDQYVGGEMLRAVYAKLNIKLEFEDVPGKRALALSSAGEVDGEIQRIGTLSRDYPTLVQVTPAINYIEPAVFTTKLHFDVAGWNSIQDYSIGIVRGVGSSEAGTRGMARVTATTSLESMVKMLDADRFDVMVTDLFSGLVAVRKLNLQARIYPLSPPLERIHIFHYLHERHRALVPEVGKVIAQMEASGELANLRETLVKQVLSAP
- a CDS encoding ATP-dependent helicase, giving the protein MATYLDTLNAEQRRAVEHGVADGATVGAPLLVIAGAGSGKTNTLAHRVAHLIVAGADPRRILLMTFSRRAAAEMAGRVERIARKVLGENNAAIMRDALTWAGTFHGIGARLLREYAERIGVDPAFTIHDREDSADLMNLVRHERGLSKTESRFPAKGTCLSIYSRCVNAEMEIEKVLGQHYPWCAGWAAELKGLFAAYIEAKQAQHVLDYDDLLLYWSQMMSDALIAEEIGGRFDHVLVDEYQDTNRLQSSILLALKPDGCGLTVVGDDAQSIYSFRAATVRNILEFPQSFSPRAEMITLDRNYRSTQAVLAAANGVIGLARERFTKNLWTDRSAGQKPQLVTVHGEADQARYIVEQVLANREQGALLKHQAVLFRTSSHSGPLEIELTRRNIPFVKFGGLKFLDAAHVKDVLALLRFAENPRDRVAGFRILHLLPGIGPATAQRVLDQMAESTDPLHTLSQLPVPPRTGADWTDFVRATQNLRYSEWPADLERVRLWYEPHLDRIHEDSETRRADLMQLEQIASGYSSREKFLTELTLDPPDVTSDKSGPPLRDEDYLILSTIHSAKGQEWKSVFVLNVVDGCMPSDLGAGTSAEIEEERRLLYVAMTRAKDDLHLVVPQRFFTHGQQAKGDRHVYASRTRFIPESLVYLFERTAWPKAAAGAARSAAQGPKIDIGAKMRGMWR